From a single Theropithecus gelada isolate Dixy chromosome 10, Tgel_1.0, whole genome shotgun sequence genomic region:
- the ASPHD2 gene encoding aspartate beta-hydroxylase domain-containing protein 2, protein MSLEWLVAWSWSLDGLRDCIATGIQSVRDCDTTAVITVACLLVLFVWYCYHVGREQPRPYVSVNSLMQAADANGLQNGYVYCQSPECVRCTHNEGLNQKLYHNLQEYAKRYSWSGMGRIHKGIREQGRYLNSRPSIQKPEVFFLPDLPTTPYFSRDAQKHDVEVLERNFQTILCEFETLYKAFSNCSLPQGWKMNSTPSGEWFTFYLVNQGVCVPRNCRKCPRTYRLLGSLRTCIGNNVFGNACISVLSPGTVITEHYGPTNIRIRCHLGLKTPNGCELVVGGEPQCWAEGRCLLFDDSFLHAAFHEGSAEDGPRVVFMVDLWHPNVAAAERQALDFIFAPGR, encoded by the exons ATGTCGCTCGAGTGGCTGGTGGCCTGGAGCTGGTCGCTGGATGGCCTGAGGGACTGCATCGCCACCGGCATCCAGTCCGTGCGGGACTGCGACACCACCGCTGTCATCACTGTGGCCTGCCTCCTGGTCCTGTTCGTGTGGTACTGTTATCACGTGGGCAGGGAGCAGCCCCGGCCCTACGTCTCCGTCAACTCCCTCATGCAGGCCGCCGATGCCAACGGGCTGCAGAATGGCTATGTGTACTGCCAGTCCCCCGAGTGCGTGCGCTGCACCCACAACGAGGGCCTCAACCAGAAGCTATACCACAACCTGCAGGAGTACGCCAAGCGCTACTCCTGGTCCGGCATGGGCCGCATCCACAAGGGCATCCGCGAGCAGGGCCGGTACCTCAACAGCCGGCCCTCTATCCAGAAGCCCGAGGTCTTCTTCCTACCCGACCTGCCCACCACGCCCTATTTCTCCCGGGATGCACAGAAACATGACGTGGAAGTGCTGGAACGGAACTTCCAGACCATCCTGTGCGAGTTTGAGACCCTCTACAAAGCTTTCTCAAACTGCAGCCTCCCGCAAGGATGGAAAATGAACAGCACCCCCAGCGGGGAGTGGTTCACCTTTTACTTGGTCAATCAGGGGGTTTGTGTTCCCAGGAACTGTAGGAAGTGTCCACGGACGTACCGCTTGCTCGGAAGCCTTCGGACCTGTATTGGGAACAATGTTTTTGGGAACGCGTGCATCTCTGTGCTGAGCCCTGGGACTGTGATAACGGAGCACTATGGACCCACCAACATCCGCATCCGATGCCATTTAG GTCTGAAAACTCCAAATGGCTGTGAGCTGGTGGTGGGGGGAGAGCCCCAGTGCTGGGCAGAAGGGCGCTGCCTTCTGTTTGATGACTCTTTCCTGCATGCTGCGTTCCATGAAG GTTCAGCAGAGGATGGCCCTCGGGTGGTTTTCATGGTGGATTTGTGGCATCCAAACGTCGCAGCGGCCGAACGGCAGGCCCTTGATTTCATCTTTGCTCCAGGACGATGA